One part of the Saprospiraceae bacterium genome encodes these proteins:
- a CDS encoding type IV secretion system DNA-binding domain-containing protein, which yields MQEILNKDITYFAKVGWRSDQRLFGIKQADRLMHTYIIGKTGTGKSTCLETMIMQDIQAGRGCCLLDPHGDLVEKIAKTIPEERKKDLIYFNITDPKLNLRYNPFKRVSLEKRSLVASGILDVFSKLWDSAWGVKLEHILRHAILTLLDQPEATIADIVEILLNKDFRREALRYVKSESVKKFWKREFPEYMKYDLLPVMNKIGGMLVHPAIRRVLIENTEEVSLRKAMDEKKIVLVNLSKGHVGADVSHILGALFITSIASASFSRVDTPEENRVPFMVYMDEFHNFTTLSLVNMFSELRKFKVGMTLAHQYMNQLDDDIKSAVLGNAGTVISFRIGTEDAMHMSKEMYPEFDVEDFINLPNYKIYLKLMIDGKPSRPFSGITIASL from the coding sequence ATGCAAGAAATTTTGAACAAGGACATAACATATTTTGCAAAAGTCGGATGGCGAAGCGACCAAAGACTTTTTGGTATCAAGCAAGCGGATAGATTAATGCACACATATATTATCGGTAAAACTGGTACCGGAAAATCTACTTGTCTGGAAACAATGATTATGCAAGACATTCAAGCCGGACGAGGATGTTGTTTGTTAGATCCTCACGGTGATCTTGTAGAAAAAATTGCGAAAACAATTCCAGAAGAGCGTAAGAAAGATTTAATTTATTTCAATATTACTGATCCAAAATTGAATTTGAGATATAATCCATTCAAGAGAGTAAGCTTAGAAAAACGTTCTTTAGTGGCATCCGGTATCTTGGATGTATTCTCAAAGCTTTGGGACAGTGCTTGGGGAGTTAAATTAGAACATATATTAAGACATGCAATTCTTACATTGCTTGACCAACCGGAAGCAACTATTGCAGATATTGTTGAGATACTATTAAATAAAGACTTTAGAAGAGAAGCACTTCGCTATGTTAAGAGCGAAAGCGTAAAGAAATTCTGGAAACGAGAATTCCCGGAATATATGAAATATGATTTATTACCAGTAATGAACAAGATTGGTGGAATGCTGGTGCATCCTGCAATTAGAAGAGTATTGATTGAAAACACAGAAGAAGTGTCTTTACGTAAAGCAATGGATGAAAAGAAAATCGTCTTGGTCAATCTTTCTAAAGGACATGTAGGAGCTGATGTATCTCATATTCTAGGTGCTCTTTTTATCACTTCTATTGCCTCGGCTTCTTTCAGTCGTGTAGATACTCCAGAAGAAAACCGTGTTCCATTCATGGTTTATATGGATGAGTTTCACAACTTCACCACCTTGTCTTTAGTTAATATGTTTTCCGAATTACGTAAATTCAAAGTAGGTATGACATTAGCTCATCAATACATGAATCAATTAGATGATGATATTAAAAGTGCAGTTCTTGGTAACGCTGGAACTGTTATTTCATTCAGAATTGGAACAGAGGATGCAATGCACATGTCAAAGGAAATGTATCCCGAATTTGATGTTGAGGACTTCATAAACCTGCCA